Proteins from one Coffea arabica cultivar ET-39 chromosome 8c, Coffea Arabica ET-39 HiFi, whole genome shotgun sequence genomic window:
- the LOC140013394 gene encoding uncharacterized protein — translation MVESFVGHLGRAKVLTTAHFRGDSDDPWRALATRRRSKIRFLAIAWRRPPLHCVKLNTDASICDGQGAGGGLLRDHESKIIFAFYNEFGEVDVLTAECLALLHGLRMCSVAFRERLLVEVNSNSLALLVSSRGSSQWPLCNFVRQIRHLVLSFSAAVRHTFREGNSAADRLAGSKLGRDWVTTSLANLPGEVRAAVLLDGRGFANVRVQRIRE, via the coding sequence ATGGTAGAGAGTTTTGTGGGTCATCTGGGACGGGCGAAGGTTCTTACGACAGCTCACTTCAGAGGGGACTCGGATGACCCATGGAGGGCTCTGGCTACCCGAAGGCGTTCAAAGATTCGGTTCTTGGCAATTGCGTGGAGGCGGCCGCCTTTGCACTGCGTGAAGCTGAACACGGACGCGAGCATCTGCGATGGCCAGGGAGCAGGGGGAGGTTTGCTCCGTGACCATGAAAGTAAGATCATCTTCGCTTTCTATAATGAATTCGGGGAGGTTGACGTTCTAACTGCAGAATGCCTGGCACTACTCCACGGCCTCCGTATGTGCTCAGTGGCTTTCAGGGAGAGACTGCTGGTAGAAGTGAACTCGAACTCTCTTGCTTTGCTGGTTAGTTCAAGGGGCTCGTCTCAATGGCCACTGTGCAATTTTGTACGTCAAATCAGACATTTGGTTTTGTCCTTCTCGGCCGCTGTTCGTCATACCTTTAGGGAGGGAAACAGTGCGGCTGATAGGTTAGCAGGGTCTAAACTAGGGAGGGACTGGGTTACGACATCCTTGGCTAACCTACCAGGGGAGGTAAGGGCAGCTGTTCTGTTAGATGGTAGAGGATTCGCAAATGTACGGGTCCAGCGGATACGGGAGTAG
- the LOC113722466 gene encoding uncharacterized protein, giving the protein MDRSWMSIKNYLDPKYLDGVDEFIKFAFLGKDPNCKLPCPCKVCNNFEDQTKEVMANHLCRGIVYSYTRWIYHGEGFESDDENDDTEINDNDSDFDSMEELLNDVGVANFGESWRQSPELDTGAGTEKEGEASRFLRLLLEAEKSLYSGCKKYSKLSFIVHILHLKTMNRWTCKSTDMLLKFLHQVFPTALIPSSYYEAKNFIRELGLKCEKIHACENDCALFWNENKGLDHCPNEKCKAPRYKSPNSKIPRKVLRYFPLKPRLQRLFVNKEIARDMRWHKERRADNEHMMRHPADSLAWKDFDRNHKSFAEDPRNVRLGLASDGFNPFGTMSNSYSIWPVILVPYNLPPWKCLKDPFFSYQ; this is encoded by the coding sequence ATGGATAGGAGTTGGATGTCTATTAAGAACTACCTAGACCCCAAGTATTTAGATGGAGTtgatgaatttattaagtttgCTTTTCTAGGCAAGGATCCTAATTGTAAACTGCCATGTCCTTGCAAAGTATGCAATAATTTTGAGGATCAAACAAAGGAAGTCATGGCCAATCACTTGTGTCGAGGAATTGTTTATAGTTATACTAGGTGGATATATCATGGCGAAGGGTTTGAATCTGATGATGAGAATGATGACACAGAAATAAATGACAACGATAGTGACTTTGACAGTATGGAGGAGCTGTTAAATGATGTAGGAGTTGCTAACTTTGGTGAGAGTTGGAGACAATCACCGGAACTTGATACGGGTGCTGGTACCGAGAAAGAAGGAGAAGCAAGTAGGTTTCTCAGATTATTATTGGAGGCTGAAAAATCTCTATACTCGGGCTGTAAAAAGTATTCAAAACTCTCATTTATTGTGCATATCCTCCACTTGAAAACAATGAATCGGTGGACTTGTAAATCTACTGATATGTTGCTGAAGTTCTTGCATCAAGTATTTCCTACAGCTTTGATTCCTAGTTCATATTACGAGGCAAAAAATTTCATCCGTGAGTTGGGGTTGAAGTGTGAAAAGATCCATGCCTGTGAAAATGATTGCGCACTTTTTTggaatgaaaataaaggccttGATCATTGTCCAAATGAAAAATGTAAAGCACCGCGGTATAAATCTCCAAATTCCAAAATACCTAGAAAGGTGTTGCGTTATTTTCCATTGAAACCAAGGCTGCAAAGACTGTTTGTGAACAAAGAGATTGCTCGCGATATGAGGTGGCATAAGGAGAGACGTGCAGATAATGAGCACATGATGCGACACCCTGCTGATTCATTAGCTTGGAAGGATTTTGATAGAAATCACAAGTCCTTCGCTGAAGATCCTAGAAATGTGAGGCTAGGACTTGCTAGTGATGGCTTTAATCCCTTTGGAACCATGAGCAATTCATACAGTATATGGCCTGTTATCCTTGTTCCTTACAATCTACCTCCTTGGAAATGCTTAAAAGATCCATTTTTTTCCTATCAATGA